DNA sequence from the Papio anubis isolate 15944 unplaced genomic scaffold, Panubis1.0 scaffold1898, whole genome shotgun sequence genome:
CAGGCACTGTGTTGTGTGCTGGGGACATGGTGTGGTCCCCCAGGCTCTCACCCCCATCTCTCCCAGGTCATGGCCAACAAGGCACTCCTCATGGTCATGTCCAAGGTCCTTCTGCTGTACCTGGTGTCTCTGCTGGATGTGACATGGGACTGGCCCCTCTTTCCAGTGACTCTTTTCCCCTTGGGGTCTGAGactcccctttcctcttcccctggCATCTGTTTCTCCACGTCCCATGCCTGGCTGCTGACTCCCCAGATCCCCACTCAGACCTCTTTCTTAGCCATCTTCACACTCTGTGACCCCCACTATTGCCCAGATGGCGAGGCTGGAGTCTATCCCAGCTTCAAATCCTCTCAGCTCCACCTCAATTGCCTACTGACCATGCCCAGTGAGCTACCCAACAGGACTCTCAAATTAATCACTTCCAGAGGAGATGACCACCTTCCCCCAGCACAGCTCATTTTCCGTCTTCATCTCATCACAATGACCATGGGCTGTCTCAACCCCTCAGCCAGAAACCTGGAGTCCCTGGGCTCAGTCACCTCACCTCCCACACTGAAATGGCTTTTGCATACTTAGCTACTGCATCtagatattcttttttcttgagacagagtctcgctgtgttgcccaggctggagtgcagtggtatgatcttggctcactgcaacctccacctcctgagttcctgggttcaaacgattctcatgcctcagcctcccaagtagctgggactacaggcatgcaccaccacacccagctaacttttctttttttttgtttttgagacggagtcttgctctgtcatccaggctggagtgcagtggcatgatatcggctcactacacattctgcatcccgggttcatgccattctcctgcctcagcctccccagcagctagggctacaggtgcactctgccacgcccggctaattttttttttttttttttttttttttttgtatttttagtagagacagggtttcaccatattagccaggatggtctcgatctcctgacctcatgaaccgcccaccccggcctccgaaaatgctgggattacaggagtgagccaccgtgcctggccacacccagctaacttttctgttttatagagacagggtttcaccatgttggccaggttggtctcgaactcctgatctcaagtgatccacccaccttggcctcccagagtgctggaattacaggtgtgagccaccacacctgccccccAAAAAtctttactcttttaaaattatgagaataTAACATTTAAGGTAATTAAGCAATAGAGAAGTGCATTTAAGAAGTGTaatatggggccaggcacagtggcttacacctgtaatcctagaactttgggaggccaaggcgggcagattgcctgagctcaggagttccagaccagcctgggcaacatggtgagaccccatctttactaaaataccaaacaataacaacaaaaaaattagctgggcgtgagtgtgcgcctatagtcccagctacttaggaggctgaggcaggagaattgcttgaacccaggaggcagaggttgcagtgagcccatctcagcctctcaaagtgctgggattataggcatgagccaccatacctggcttcttcttcttttttttttttttaataattgcagTAAAACATACGTAGCATTAATATTTCCACTTTAACCATATTTAAACGTACAGCTCTGTGgcactaagtacattcacactgttgggCAACcttcaccaccatccatctccagaactcattcatcttcccaaacagaaactccaaACCCATTAACTACAGTCCCCCATTCTTCATTCCCCCTCACCCCATTAACTCAAATCTACTTTTTGTCCAAGTGAATTCGCCTGTTCTAGGGACCTCGTAAAAGTGAATTCaaatgatatttgtctttttgtgtctggtttatttcactacgtatgtcttcaagtttcatccatgttgtagaagACTTccgaaattaatttaaaaataattagtatttAAAACCTATTAAGACCTATTAAAAgtaatacaggccaggcatggtgactcatgtctgtaatcccagcactttgggaggctgaggcaggtgaatggcttgAGCCGAGGGGTTTCAGACctgcccaggcaacatggtgaaacctcatctctacaaaaaattatcccagtttggtagtgcatgcttgtagtcccagctacttgcgacaCTGAGGCAGggatattgcttgagcccaggagttggaggccagcctgggcaacatagtgagacccccatctctaaaaaagtaaaaaaaacaaataaatttacaactaaatataaaaagtgatacacaatctatttcttaaaaacaatgaaaatatcttttaataagGTATGAATAGAAGAGATATTTACTTGATAGGAGATATTTACCAGAGTTCTACAGTAATaatcagtttttctcttttttcattttcttttcttttcttttttttttttttttaagacagggtctccctctgtcacaggctggagtgcagtggtgggatctcagcttactgcatcctcaacctcccaggcttaagcaatcctctcacctcagcctcctaagtagctgggaccacaggcaagtgccaccatgactggctagcttttatattttttgtagaagtggggtcttgctatgttgctcaggctgatctcaaactcctgggctcaaacaatcctgcctcagcctcccaaagttgtgggattacaggcatgagccactgcacctggcccatagtaTTTCTATAAGATTTGTAAAGATTATAAAAACTCATATTCATATTCCCCCagcaaaatacctttttttttttttgagagggagtctcattctgtcatccaggctggagtgcaggggtgcaatctcagctcactgcaacctccacctcctggattcaagcgattctcctgcctcagcctcccgagtagctgggactgtaggctcgtgccaccacgcccagctaatttttgtatttttagtagagacggagttttgccatgctggccaggatggtctcgatctcctgaccttgggatctgcctgtgttggcatcccaaagtgctgggattacaggcatgagacacagcACCCGGCCCATAGTATTTCTATAAGATTTCTAAAGATTATAATATAAAAACTTATATTAATATCCCCCCCAACATAATACCAATGTTATTATCTGTGTCTCCCTCCACCTGTCACCTGTCGCTTGTGGAGACCCCTCCGGCCTTCCCCATCCCAGTCTCTCACCTGCAGCAGGCATCACCCCTGCCTGTGTCGTCTCCCTCACCCAGCCCCGGCCTCAGGTGGGACTCTGGAATTGGGGTAAATCTAGATCCTCTGGGACCTCAGCCCCAGCACAGAGCCTGACCCTGATGGGGACTCCTTGCCCAGAAGTCCGCAGAGACACACTTTCGAGACCTGGTCTCGCCCACACCATACAGCATGCTGATCCCGGCCCATGGCTGGGGCTCCTTAGTGTCAGgttggctgctgctgctggaggTCTCACCACAGCCACCCCAGCATCCTCTGGGTGGGTGGGAAGTTGAAGGCCCTCACTGATCAGGGCCCCTCAGATTGCAAAAGGGGAAACTcaggcccagcgcggtggctcacgcctgtaatcccagcactttgggaggccaaggcaggcagatcacctgaggtcaggagttcgagaccagcctggccaacatggtgaaaccccatctctactaaaaaaaaaataatacaaaattagccatggtggaaaagacctgtaatcccagctactccagaggctgaggcacgagaatctcttgaacctgggaggtagagtttgcagtgagccgagatcgcgccattgcactccagactgggcgacaagaTGAAACTCCGTGAAACTTTGTTTGAAGAAGAAGATAAGAAGGGGGGAAACTCAGGCCCCAGAGGTGCACGTGTCAGCTCCATCAGCTTAGAGGATGGGCAGGGGAGAGCTAGAGGCTGTCCAGCTTGGGCCTTAGAATCTGTGCCCATGAGCTGAGTGACTTGGACGGGTTGCCTCACCTCTCTGGGCTCTATCCCCATCTGCACAAAGGGGATCACAGCGGGACCTGCCTATGGGGCCAGCGAGGGAGGTTCTGCCCCTGAAATTACTGCGACCTGTGGGTATAACGTGATCGCCTGTGGGTATAACGTGATTGCCTGTGGGTACAACGTGATCGCCTGTGGGTATAGCGTGATCGCCTGTGGGTATAACGTGATTGCCTGTGGGTACAATGTGATCGCCTGTGGGTAAAACATGATCACCTGTGGGTACAATGTTCAGCTGCATGACCAGGCTGTTGTGTCCCAAATAGTCATATAAATGGACCCAGATGTTTACGCTTTGTCTAGGGACCTCCCACCACACGAGAGTGGTGGCAAGGGGCTGAGGTCACACAGGGAGTTGTGGCCTCCCCCAGACCCTCTCCTGGGCTTCTTCTTTGGAGGCACCTGCATCCTGGATAAGCTTGGGTCTCCTAGGGGCTGGTTTCAGGAGGCGATGCTGGCTGAGGTCTAGTGACCCAGGGACTCCAGGAAACGCCCCTCACACATCAGCTGGAGCTCCAGGGAGTGGCCCCTGCCCAGTGAGGGTGGGAGTGGACAGGCGACATAGGCCAGGggaaagggggaggaggaggagggagaagaggagaaggaggagggggaggagggggaggcctGGGCACCCTTCAGGGATAGTGGCCACCACCCTGTGGACATCCTGCCCCTGCCTCCGGTCCTGCCCTACCCCAAGTACTAGGGGGAGGTAAGGGAGACAGTGACCTTCGGGCCAAATGTAAGGGGTGGCAGAAATCTCAGGattcaagataaataatattttaatatgacattaagcaataaaaattaatttaaacaaattcatgatgaaaaaatattaacaCTTCAGTTAAAGTCAGTGTGTGTCTGGCTCCCCTCCAGGGATTaaccttccttctcccctctctgGCTTGTCTCCCCTTGGTCATCCTTTCCCGCCTCTGCCGCCAGACCCCCACATTGCCTGGAATCTCTCACCCCTTACCTGCCCCACCGGCTCCTCAGGCTGGACCGGCTGCTTCCTCCAGGGGCTCCAGGGCCCAGGGCTCTGCTCTGTGGTGCAGCCGTTGGGTGCACCAGGCCATAGGTTACCAGCGCCAGacccagcagcagcaggagccagCGCTGCCTGAGGTTGGGGCCTGGCTCACCAGGGGCCTCACGGCCCGGCTGGCCTGTCCCTGGCCTCATCTGCCCTCAGGGTCGGAGGCCCTTGTGGCCTGACTTGCAGCGTGGGCTCCCTGGAGAGTGGTGCCCCGGTCTCTCGCTGGCAGCAGCTGTCCCAGGGCACCCCAGTCCATGTGGCCCCATCCTCATCCTCTGGTCCCTGCCCCCAGCCAGGCCCCTTCCAGCGTCCATGGCCGTTACCCCTGGGGTTCTGTCCTGGAGGCACATCTGCCAACTGCCCTGCTGTGGTCAGGATCCAGGGCTCAACTGCCTCCCACACCTGTCAGTTTGGCCTTGTCCCTGGGGCCCTAGGTGCTTTGTTCGGGGACCTCCCACCACAGACAGAGGGTCGGCAAGGGCTGAGGTCACACAGGGAGGTGGGCTGCACCATGGCCCCCCAAGACCCTCCCCTGGGGCTTTCCTTTGGAGGAAACTACACCCTGGATGGGCTTGAGTCCCCTCAGGGCTGGTCCCAGGAGGTGATGCGCCTGACTTCCCTCCTTCCCCGAGGGCGCCATGGGTCTGTGGAGCATCTCACTGGGGTCCAGAGAGCTGCCCAGCAGGAGTCCCCCAGGGCTTGAGCTCAGGGGGCTGGGCTGAGGCTCCTCCAACCAGCCCTGGAGGGAGGTGTGGTTAGAGAGGAGGAAACAGGTTTGGGGTTAGCCAGAAGCCACTCAACGGTTCAAGTCCAGGAATCATGAGGTAAGAACGAAAATGCTGTTTAATGTACCACGTTCAGTGCCTCACAGACCTCacatcacacagacacacagacacagagacacacacacacacagacacaccccaccccagcttcctgaAGGTGTAATTGACAAAACTGTATATATTGACCACCTACAATGTGATGCTTT
Encoded proteins:
- the LOC101023306 gene encoding immunoglobulin lambda-like polypeptide 1; this translates as MRPGTGQPGREAPGEPGPNLRQRWLLLLLGLALVTYGLVHPTAAPQSRALGPGAPGGSSRSSLRSRWGRFLLQHGSWTGPRCWPRGFQSKHNTLRHVFGSGTQLTVLGQPKATPSVTLFLPSSEELQANKATLV